In Sphingobacterium zeae, one genomic interval encodes:
- a CDS encoding FAD/NAD(P)-binding protein: MQQHIHVAIIGGGPSGLFMYKRLIEKNMGELKISIFESRKQLGAGMPYSYEGASPEHLTNVSDHEIPPLVTTIEEYVKSLSATTLRTYGIDVDDFNRYKVVPRLLLGRYLSEQFTLLKRMADAKGIETQVYLASQVSDIIDLESQSQVKIIVGSTDTHIVDKAIICTGHKWPTKHEGNVEHYFESPYPPAKLALKTNHAVGIRGASLTAIDAIRTLARHNGSFDVLETGEIKYHIDPGSEHFKIVMHTRSGLLPAIRFHQEDPFLANNLLISEEELMLNRLENEGFVSLDFLFERNFKAQFKEKDPAFYAMVERLSLEDFVEAVLAMREQKDAFEGFRQEHAQALKSIKRHESIYWKEVLSALSFTLNYPAKYMSAEDMLRLKKVLMPLISIVIAFVPQGSSRELLALHDAGVLEVVNVGTESRVEPAKDCGANYFYTNEQGIESKTYYKTFVDCVGQQPLNFEDFPFKSLIDNGNISPAYLRFRSVEHAKEQLLAGNDHMFVAPDGAIFLRVPGIKIDDSFQLVDHSGRSNQRIFMMAVPYIGGYNPDYSGLDFCAATSEIIAQRIAEGG; the protein is encoded by the coding sequence ATGCAACAACACATCCATGTAGCCATCATCGGGGGCGGACCCAGTGGCCTGTTTATGTACAAAAGATTGATCGAAAAGAATATGGGTGAGCTCAAAATATCTATTTTTGAGTCGCGAAAACAGCTAGGTGCAGGGATGCCTTACAGTTATGAAGGCGCTTCTCCGGAGCACTTGACAAATGTTTCCGACCATGAAATACCGCCACTGGTGACCACCATTGAAGAGTATGTCAAATCGCTGTCGGCAACAACGCTTCGTACCTACGGAATTGATGTTGACGATTTTAATCGTTACAAAGTTGTGCCGCGGTTATTACTTGGCCGCTATTTATCGGAACAGTTTACACTATTAAAGCGTATGGCAGATGCAAAAGGTATCGAAACCCAGGTTTACCTAGCGAGCCAGGTAAGCGATATCATTGACCTAGAAAGCCAGTCACAGGTAAAAATAATTGTTGGAAGCACAGACACCCATATCGTTGATAAAGCCATTATTTGCACCGGACACAAATGGCCAACTAAACATGAGGGTAATGTCGAACACTATTTCGAATCGCCTTATCCACCCGCTAAACTCGCCTTAAAGACTAATCATGCCGTTGGGATACGTGGCGCTTCGCTTACTGCAATAGATGCTATACGTACACTTGCGCGGCACAATGGCTCTTTTGACGTACTAGAAACAGGCGAGATAAAATATCACATTGATCCAGGAAGCGAGCATTTTAAAATAGTGATGCATACACGTAGTGGGCTTCTGCCTGCAATCCGCTTTCATCAGGAAGACCCGTTCCTAGCCAATAATCTCTTGATTTCAGAAGAGGAACTTATGCTCAATAGGCTCGAAAATGAAGGTTTTGTATCGCTTGATTTTTTATTTGAGCGAAATTTTAAAGCCCAGTTTAAGGAGAAAGATCCTGCCTTCTACGCCATGGTGGAAAGGCTCAGTCTCGAAGACTTTGTGGAAGCCGTACTTGCCATGCGGGAGCAGAAAGATGCCTTCGAAGGTTTTCGTCAGGAACACGCTCAAGCGCTAAAGTCCATCAAAAGGCACGAATCGATTTACTGGAAGGAAGTGCTTTCTGCGCTGAGCTTTACACTGAACTATCCAGCAAAATACATGTCTGCAGAAGATATGCTTCGCTTAAAGAAGGTGTTAATGCCCCTGATTTCTATTGTGATTGCTTTCGTACCGCAGGGCTCTAGCCGCGAGTTGCTTGCATTGCACGATGCCGGTGTTCTTGAGGTGGTAAATGTCGGTACTGAAAGCCGGGTTGAACCTGCAAAAGACTGTGGAGCTAACTACTTTTATACAAATGAGCAAGGCATAGAAAGTAAAACATATTATAAGACCTTTGTCGACTGTGTAGGTCAGCAGCCGTTGAATTTTGAAGACTTCCCGTTTAAAAGTTTAATCGACAATGGTAATATTAGTCCCGCTTATTTGAGGTTCCGCTCTGTGGAGCATGCTAAGGAACAGTTGCTGGCGGGTAATGATCATATGTTTGTAGCACCGGATGGGGCTATCTTTTTGCGGGTGCCGGGGATTAAGATAGACGACAGCTTTCAGCTTGTTGATCACAGCGGGCGATCCAACCAACGTATTTTTATGATGGCTGTACCTTACATTGGTGGCTATAATCCCGACTATTCAGGGCTTGATTTTTGCGCAGCGACTTCGGAAATCATTGCGCAAAGGATTGCTGAGGGGGGATAA
- a CDS encoding RagB/SusD family nutrient uptake outer membrane protein, producing the protein MMKIIIKDYSRRITLAIAVLTLGGGIAGCEKYVDIKTQGQLTPGTIENYRYLLNNTTTFEAAPALSDMAADDLEIIDGSAQQKSLSGSDSYGYYSRSYQWADDIYPIGNQNFKDDNWSRLYNAIAYANTVIAEVPKVSDGTPAEISQLAAEAKIHRASAYLMLANTYAKPYLRESANTELGVPLILQPTTEQSLNRGTLQQVYDAILADIEAALPALPAKQQFTTLPSKASAYGLLARTYLYMNSYADAAKAADQALALNDKLVDLTKITDTTMVNYPLRIYNPEILLSKVPINGITAYSPTAFRLSKDLLSLFDGSDQRYNLFTVPGSKISAWEVYDGRYYYLDFIKNEGRNVGPSVPEMLLIKAEAAARDNQAATAMALVNRLRASRIMPGSTVNLSATDAEDALVKVMQERRREFMFRMLRWWDMRRLKNDTRFQKTYTRTFGGNTFTLAPNSNRYVFRIAQYEINLSPEIVQNP; encoded by the coding sequence ATGATGAAAATAATTATAAAAGATTACAGCCGTAGAATAACTCTTGCAATCGCGGTTTTGACACTTGGAGGCGGCATCGCTGGCTGTGAAAAATATGTGGATATAAAAACACAGGGGCAATTGACACCTGGGACGATAGAAAACTATCGCTACCTCTTAAACAATACGACTACATTTGAAGCTGCGCCCGCACTGTCGGATATGGCCGCCGATGACCTTGAAATCATTGATGGTTCTGCACAACAAAAATCGCTGTCTGGTAGTGATTCTTATGGCTACTATAGTCGGTCGTACCAATGGGCAGATGATATTTATCCTATCGGTAATCAGAATTTTAAAGATGACAACTGGTCCAGATTATATAATGCGATAGCCTATGCGAATACGGTCATTGCCGAGGTACCGAAGGTTTCTGATGGTACGCCTGCTGAAATTAGTCAATTGGCTGCGGAGGCAAAGATCCACCGCGCTTCGGCTTACTTGATGTTAGCCAATACCTATGCGAAGCCTTATCTGCGGGAAAGTGCCAATACCGAGCTGGGTGTCCCGTTGATCCTGCAGCCGACAACCGAGCAGTCGCTCAATAGAGGTACATTGCAGCAGGTATATGATGCGATTTTAGCCGATATTGAAGCAGCATTGCCTGCGTTGCCTGCAAAGCAGCAGTTTACAACCTTGCCGTCCAAAGCTTCAGCCTATGGTTTGTTGGCTCGTACGTACTTGTATATGAACAGTTATGCGGATGCAGCAAAAGCGGCCGATCAAGCGCTGGCTCTGAATGACAAGCTAGTAGATTTGACAAAAATTACGGATACAACTATGGTCAACTATCCATTACGAATCTATAATCCTGAAATTTTGTTGTCCAAAGTACCAATAAATGGCATTACCGCTTATTCGCCGACAGCATTTCGGTTAAGCAAAGACTTATTGTCTTTATTTGACGGAAGCGACCAGCGCTATAATTTATTTACGGTTCCTGGATCGAAAATATCAGCATGGGAGGTCTATGATGGTCGGTATTATTATTTAGATTTTATAAAAAACGAAGGCCGCAATGTAGGCCCCTCAGTCCCTGAAATGTTGTTAATTAAGGCGGAGGCTGCTGCGCGCGATAATCAGGCTGCTACAGCAATGGCACTGGTCAACCGTTTACGTGCCAGCCGAATAATGCCCGGGTCGACGGTCAATCTGAGCGCAACAGATGCCGAAGATGCATTGGTGAAAGTGATGCAGGAACGTCGTCGCGAGTTTATGTTCCGCATGTTGCGCTGGTGGGATATGCGCCGTCTGAAAAACGATACGCGATTTCAGAAAACGTATACGCGTACATTCGGTGGAAATACTTTCACATTGGCTCCGAATAGCAACCGCTATGTTTTCCGGATCGCGCAATATGAAATTAATTTGAGTCCCGAAATAGTGCAAAATCCATAA
- a CDS encoding PA2169 family four-helix-bundle protein has product MENNINNPEIINDIIKINNDRIEGYRKATDLATSHGLDKLIPTFQKFIGQSEEFIAELTPYVELEGKEATDSTMLSGKLFRAWMGIKVNITGDDERSLLETCEQGEDAFKSTYQTALADGSDELSQNVHSLINTQLSKQLEAHNIIKMLRDSKTI; this is encoded by the coding sequence ATGGAAAACAACATCAACAATCCAGAAATCATCAACGACATTATTAAAATCAATAATGACCGTATTGAAGGGTATAGAAAAGCAACTGACCTGGCAACAAGTCACGGCTTAGATAAACTGATCCCAACCTTTCAAAAATTTATCGGACAATCAGAAGAATTTATCGCCGAATTAACTCCGTATGTTGAGCTTGAAGGCAAGGAGGCTACCGATAGCACTATGCTGAGCGGCAAGCTATTCCGTGCCTGGATGGGGATCAAAGTTAATATCACAGGCGACGACGAAAGAAGTTTATTGGAAACCTGCGAACAGGGCGAAGATGCCTTTAAATCGACCTACCAAACAGCGTTAGCAGATGGATCCGATGAACTTTCCCAAAATGTGCATAGTCTGATCAATACCCAGCTTAGCAAACAGCTGGAAGCACACAACATTATTAAAATGTTGCGCGACAGCAAAACAATTTAA
- a CDS encoding SusC/RagA family TonB-linked outer membrane protein gives MKITESRWQPLRCLLMVPVTSLLFTVGQQAYAQQKLPLSQAVKQIEQRFNANLSYEHNLLNGKFVDPESLKGNKLEEVLKKVLYPNQLVFLYVDDKSYSIVRRAAGDGEASTVKNSTDQQVIDRVAGTVVSASGKPIPLASIWVKDTRKGAKSDENGRFLIYDIKPTDIIMVSAVGYESSALTAGNRSQIKFTMEEKNHVLEEAVISTGYQKISKERATGSVSLITSKELEKIPSANLIQRLEGQVPGFQVSIGTGDRSFTYNNNQLSINSSTRTIGRNDYDFNVRGIGSIDTETEKLPLIVIDGAISTMDLATLNPNDVENITVLKDAAAASIYGVRAANGVIVVTTKKGSVTGVPRISFSANTAFSGKPDLGYLRTMNSAQMIDYQEELVAKNILNGNNIATSLYSYATYYPGEVAAAAIRLKNGQLTQANYDALVNPLKGIDNKAQIQRYLLRPMSSQQYNLSISNGTENNNYFYSASYANENPYTRGENGKRLTLNFNNNWKLFKIATLSTSVRGTFLNQKQNGIGISQFYDTGAATLLPYQLLADADGNGIAYDRLTPEYVIGLGAAYKDWRYDYLQELREVDRVLKNNSFSAVINLSLPIYKGIKGTVMYANERSFGSNRMFSGEESFANRSLLNRFTPVGQSKNTLGISKGGIYNIGNTEVNNYTVRGQLNYDALLAQKHEISAIAGAEIRQTETGQGSSTLYGYNMQTGFNTAVSYLQSAYLSIQGFNESLSGAPQQADRRRRFLSYFSNAAYTYDRKYTLSGSVRYDDYNNFGLDRSFRATPLWSSGFKWNVQKESFMNSLVWLSQLGVRATYGVNGNITQDVRPFTYISLDDVARNPTGEPSASIIAIANPQLRWEKTYVTNFGLDFGLLNNRMTGTFDYYIKKGRDLLYGFPIAAPYVGTINNGNLKRNTASMSGKGVDLGLNAILLNKMDWHLDIGANFSYNTNKITDNRFKASDIANFTYSYTPVGIGYLEGYASDKLLAFRHAGLDENGLTQVYNKAGEIVSVKQTLKGVDDLKYMGRTTAPYFGSLKTNLRYGQWSLFALFTYQFGNVFIKPSIESYMTPSRGLTSPKFDLSADIANRWRQAGDEAITNVPAVTADIYGQYSLYRYTYSDINVLKGDYVRLREISLSYALPKGLLKNLKIEQVNLTGSVRNVGLIWTANKEGIDPDFANYVGNTTNLRPVPSYNFSINVNF, from the coding sequence ATGAAAATTACAGAAAGCAGGTGGCAACCACTACGTTGCTTGTTGATGGTTCCGGTCACTTCGCTGCTATTTACCGTTGGGCAGCAGGCCTATGCGCAGCAAAAGTTGCCACTTAGCCAAGCCGTGAAACAGATTGAACAGCGTTTCAACGCGAATTTAAGTTATGAGCACAACCTGTTGAACGGGAAATTTGTCGACCCCGAATCGCTCAAGGGAAATAAACTGGAAGAAGTGCTTAAAAAAGTACTTTATCCCAATCAATTGGTATTTCTTTATGTGGATGACAAATCCTATTCCATTGTACGTCGCGCTGCCGGAGACGGAGAAGCTAGTACCGTAAAAAATAGTACCGACCAACAGGTGATAGATCGGGTCGCAGGCACGGTTGTTTCGGCGAGCGGTAAACCGATACCCCTAGCAAGTATATGGGTAAAAGACACCCGCAAAGGTGCGAAAAGCGACGAGAATGGGCGATTCCTAATTTATGATATCAAACCCACGGATATTATTATGGTCTCGGCCGTCGGTTATGAAAGTAGTGCCTTAACGGCTGGAAATCGTAGTCAGATCAAATTTACGATGGAGGAAAAAAATCATGTGCTGGAGGAGGCCGTGATTTCGACGGGATATCAGAAGATATCCAAAGAAAGAGCAACAGGTTCAGTTTCGCTCATTACGTCCAAAGAGCTGGAAAAAATCCCCTCCGCCAATCTGATTCAGCGCTTGGAAGGACAGGTGCCCGGATTTCAGGTTTCCATTGGAACCGGCGACCGTAGCTTTACTTACAACAATAACCAATTGAGTATTAACTCGAGCACGCGTACCATCGGTCGGAATGACTATGATTTTAACGTAAGAGGAATAGGTTCAATAGACACCGAGACCGAGAAATTACCATTGATTGTTATCGACGGAGCGATTTCCACCATGGATCTTGCGACCCTAAATCCAAACGATGTAGAAAATATCACGGTATTGAAAGATGCAGCTGCAGCCTCAATTTATGGGGTTAGGGCGGCCAACGGTGTTATTGTGGTCACAACCAAAAAAGGTTCGGTTACAGGGGTGCCTCGTATAAGTTTTTCTGCCAATACTGCATTTTCTGGAAAACCTGACTTAGGTTATTTACGTACGATGAATAGTGCGCAAATGATCGATTATCAAGAAGAGTTGGTCGCCAAAAACATTTTGAACGGCAATAATATTGCGACCAGTCTTTATTCCTATGCGACTTACTATCCAGGTGAAGTTGCAGCGGCAGCGATCCGTCTTAAAAATGGACAGCTTACTCAAGCTAATTATGATGCGCTAGTTAATCCACTAAAAGGTATAGACAATAAGGCGCAGATTCAACGCTATCTATTGCGCCCCATGAGTAGCCAGCAATATAACCTATCGATAAGCAATGGGACCGAAAATAATAACTATTTCTATTCGGCCTCTTACGCGAATGAGAATCCATATACTAGGGGTGAAAATGGCAAACGTCTGACCTTAAACTTCAATAATAACTGGAAGCTTTTTAAAATTGCAACGCTATCCACGAGTGTGCGTGGTACATTCTTAAATCAAAAACAGAATGGGATAGGAATTTCGCAGTTTTACGATACCGGAGCGGCTACACTATTGCCTTATCAATTGCTGGCCGATGCCGATGGAAACGGCATAGCATACGACCGGCTGACACCGGAATATGTTATCGGACTGGGGGCAGCTTACAAAGACTGGCGCTACGACTATTTGCAGGAATTAAGGGAAGTGGACCGGGTGCTCAAGAACAATAGTTTTTCGGCAGTGATTAATTTGTCACTACCAATTTATAAGGGGATAAAAGGTACGGTCATGTATGCTAATGAGAGATCATTTGGAAGTAATCGCATGTTCAGTGGAGAAGAATCTTTCGCGAACCGTTCCTTATTGAATAGATTTACGCCGGTCGGCCAATCGAAAAATACCCTGGGTATCAGCAAAGGGGGCATCTATAACATCGGCAATACCGAAGTCAATAATTATACCGTACGTGGACAGCTGAACTACGATGCTTTGCTTGCTCAAAAACATGAAATTTCTGCTATCGCAGGAGCTGAGATCCGGCAGACGGAGACTGGGCAGGGAAGCAGTACCTTATATGGGTATAATATGCAGACTGGATTCAATACAGCTGTAAGTTATCTGCAGTCGGCCTATCTCAGTATCCAGGGATTTAATGAAAGTTTGTCTGGAGCACCTCAGCAGGCCGATCGGAGAAGACGCTTTCTGTCGTATTTTTCAAATGCTGCCTATACCTATGATAGGAAATACACCCTTTCGGGAAGTGTTCGCTATGATGATTACAACAATTTTGGGCTGGACCGAAGTTTTCGGGCGACCCCGTTATGGTCAAGTGGCTTCAAGTGGAATGTGCAAAAAGAATCGTTTATGAACAGCCTGGTTTGGCTAAGTCAATTGGGAGTTAGGGCAACCTATGGGGTGAACGGTAACATCACGCAAGATGTACGTCCGTTTACCTATATATCACTTGATGATGTTGCACGTAATCCTACTGGTGAGCCTTCCGCAAGCATTATTGCAATCGCTAATCCGCAGCTTCGTTGGGAGAAAACATATGTCACAAACTTTGGGCTCGATTTCGGTTTATTAAATAACCGTATGACGGGTACTTTTGATTATTATATCAAAAAGGGTCGTGATCTATTGTATGGTTTTCCAATTGCTGCTCCTTACGTAGGAACAATAAACAATGGAAACTTGAAAAGAAATACGGCAAGTATGAGTGGAAAAGGTGTTGATCTCGGTTTAAATGCGATACTCCTCAACAAGATGGATTGGCATTTAGATATCGGGGCAAACTTTTCTTACAATACCAATAAAATTACCGATAATCGTTTTAAAGCCAGTGATATCGCCAATTTCACTTACTCCTATACACCTGTTGGTATTGGTTATTTAGAAGGATATGCTAGCGATAAGCTACTCGCATTTCGACATGCCGGCTTGGATGAAAATGGATTGACCCAGGTGTACAACAAAGCGGGAGAGATTGTTTCTGTAAAACAGACTTTGAAGGGGGTAGATGACCTTAAATACATGGGGCGCACAACAGCACCTTATTTTGGGAGCTTAAAAACGAACCTGCGGTACGGACAATGGTCATTATTTGCATTGTTCACCTACCAATTTGGAAATGTCTTTATAAAACCTAGTATTGAATCCTACATGACCCCCAGTCGTGGATTAACTTCACCAAAATTTGATCTCAGCGCAGATATTGCCAATCGCTGGCGTCAAGCAGGGGATGAGGCCATAACCAATGTTCCAGCAGTAACAGCAGATATCTATGGGCAATATAGTCTATATCGCTATACTTATTCGGATATTAACGTGCTGAAAGGAGACTATGTTAGGCTGCGTGAAATTTCCTTAAGTTATGCACTTCCAAAGGGGCTACTGAAAAATTTGAAAATCGAACAGGTTAATCTAACTGGATCTGTGCGTAATGTTGGACTGATCTGGACAGCCAATAAAGAAGGTATTGATCCTGATTTTGCCAATTATGTGGGTAACACTACCAACCTGCGTCCTGTTCCTTCATATAACTTTTCTATCAACGTTAACTTCTAA
- a CDS encoding peroxiredoxin family protein, whose amino-acid sequence MKNCVIKTTAVLAWTLLCCTAASAQQQKQPQVFKVIPEFPKEQDTVELVYDARTTVLKDAKNISAQLTGYTDFKWTTTDIKFAKNDSVWTAKYMLPAHLALMNLVFKSDTSVDNGGEQTYSYMLAADDKRQMSGAMLGWGLLRTPNIVGGVPYVVDSAAYKSDEVLLMWVKYELKYHPENRFRVLYAAASALKHMDTAESLAKLNKELITLTQIPDISEQDLLEIDRVYREILKDTAKAEAFQQRIVAQFPKGQYIKDQQRLADFKLIQQAKTDDERLKAAMDFIDKHPYQEAEDAFNEANRISYISAYWIISVYTSMKKDLFNYSKYMSKIAPYEALSNVIYRSLDVPYLSQKSIGPAEILPYARVIMERLNYYKDNFQGDKYATLYYSNAPLFAKILVDNKLYDEAFAYAAAAQSAASYKNADLNDTYVRALEGQGKAKELQMALEKSYAMNQSSTYMLELMKTIYSAKNKSDKGYEEYLASLKNADKGKELKEKVQKLLINKNIPDFELLDQHGKKVRLSSQKGKIVVLDFWASWCAPCKGAFPGMKLAVDHFKNDPNVVFYFINTQERKPDMKDYVTNYMKENSYPFTVLLDVGSKASKAAGVGPIPHKMVVGPDGRLRFSEVGYMGSTSELADEIIEMVNVLKAGK is encoded by the coding sequence ATGAAAAATTGTGTGATAAAAACTACAGCTGTATTGGCATGGACACTTTTGTGTTGCACTGCTGCCTCTGCGCAACAACAGAAACAGCCGCAGGTTTTTAAAGTGATACCCGAATTTCCCAAGGAGCAAGATACGGTAGAGCTCGTATATGATGCACGCACTACTGTGTTGAAGGATGCCAAAAATATTTCTGCCCAGTTGACGGGGTATACTGACTTTAAATGGACCACCACGGATATCAAGTTTGCAAAAAACGATTCGGTTTGGACAGCAAAATATATGCTACCGGCACATTTGGCCTTGATGAATCTTGTTTTTAAATCGGATACATCGGTAGACAATGGTGGAGAGCAAACTTATTCTTATATGCTCGCTGCAGATGATAAACGCCAGATGTCGGGAGCAATGTTAGGCTGGGGCCTGTTGCGGACGCCAAATATTGTTGGGGGGGTACCTTATGTGGTCGACTCGGCAGCGTACAAATCAGATGAGGTTCTATTGATGTGGGTTAAATATGAATTGAAATATCATCCTGAAAACCGATTTCGTGTCCTTTACGCTGCAGCAAGTGCTTTGAAACATATGGATACGGCAGAATCTCTCGCTAAATTAAACAAAGAACTGATTACTTTGACGCAGATACCGGATATCAGCGAACAAGACTTGTTGGAAATCGATCGCGTCTATCGGGAGATTCTGAAGGATACTGCGAAAGCTGAGGCATTTCAGCAAAGGATTGTCGCCCAGTTCCCAAAGGGTCAATATATAAAGGATCAACAGCGTCTGGCGGATTTTAAGCTCATTCAACAAGCGAAGACGGACGATGAACGTTTGAAAGCTGCGATGGATTTTATTGACAAGCATCCTTATCAGGAAGCTGAAGATGCTTTTAACGAAGCGAATCGAATCAGTTATATCAGTGCTTACTGGATTATTTCGGTGTACACCAGCATGAAAAAAGATCTGTTCAACTATAGTAAGTATATGTCCAAGATCGCACCTTACGAGGCGCTTTCGAATGTGATCTACCGTTCCTTGGACGTGCCGTATCTTTCGCAAAAAAGCATAGGACCTGCCGAAATATTGCCTTATGCCCGAGTTATTATGGAACGTCTGAATTACTACAAGGATAACTTTCAGGGGGATAAATATGCAACGTTATATTATTCAAATGCACCTTTATTTGCCAAGATATTGGTGGACAATAAACTTTACGACGAAGCCTTTGCCTATGCCGCCGCCGCGCAGAGCGCAGCAAGCTACAAAAATGCGGACCTGAACGATACCTATGTACGTGCGCTCGAGGGGCAGGGGAAAGCCAAAGAACTGCAAATGGCACTGGAGAAAAGTTATGCCATGAATCAGAGTTCGACCTATATGCTGGAGCTGATGAAAACAATCTATAGTGCAAAAAACAAATCAGACAAAGGCTACGAAGAGTATTTGGCTAGTCTCAAAAATGCCGACAAGGGAAAGGAGCTAAAAGAAAAGGTACAGAAACTTTTAATCAACAAGAATATTCCGGATTTTGAGCTGTTGGATCAACATGGAAAAAAAGTACGTCTCTCTTCCCAGAAAGGAAAAATTGTTGTATTGGATTTTTGGGCTTCTTGGTGTGCCCCTTGCAAGGGCGCATTTCCGGGAATGAAACTGGCGGTAGACCATTTCAAAAATGATCCGAATGTGGTCTTTTACTTTATCAATACACAGGAACGTAAGCCGGACATGAAAGATTATGTGACTAATTACATGAAAGAAAATAGTTATCCATTTACGGTCTTGTTGGATGTGGGTAGCAAAGCTTCGAAGGCTGCCGGTGTGGGGCCGATACCACACAAAATGGTCGTGGGACCAGATGGCAGGCTTCGCTTTTCCGAAGTGGGATATATGGGAAGCACTTCGGAGCTGGCAGATGAAATCATCGAAATGGTCAACGTTTTAAAAGCAGGAAAATAA
- a CDS encoding alpha/beta hydrolase family protein: MKTIKSLFLSVASLLLYGITSAQSINQREVIFKSKADSITIGATISSPIKAGKYPAIIIASGTGPQDRDGTMAGTKMFARIANFLTPKGYVVLRMDDRGVGKTTGEYRYATTADFALDVLGALQFLKTEKNVDLRHIGLLGHSEGGAVISIAASQSKDVAFLISLSGLASNGLESLLVQNENLVNTSPMTAVDKKRSNEINRLMFATAFQYAKSDSMESKLNAVYNYWKEKDDLYFKSLAIEHDHFRFPIWSYVQQAIGPWYRYFISYDPQIFLSKVDVPILAINGSKDVFVDPINLNYWKQYSRSGLYGKVTTILLPNVNHLLQPCETCTPAEYAKLGEIHESTLGSIVEWLEETVK, from the coding sequence ATGAAAACAATCAAATCACTGTTTCTATCTGTAGCTTCATTGCTTCTTTACGGCATTACTTCAGCACAGTCCATCAATCAAAGGGAGGTAATCTTTAAATCAAAAGCAGATAGTATTACCATTGGCGCCACTATTTCCTCGCCTATCAAGGCTGGGAAATATCCGGCCATTATTATCGCCTCAGGAACCGGCCCACAGGACCGGGATGGTACAATGGCAGGGACAAAGATGTTTGCCCGTATTGCCAATTTCTTGACACCCAAGGGGTATGTGGTCTTACGTATGGACGATCGGGGTGTAGGTAAAACAACAGGCGAATACCGATATGCAACAACAGCAGATTTTGCACTTGACGTTTTAGGTGCGCTTCAATTTTTGAAAACGGAAAAGAATGTTGACTTGAGGCATATCGGTCTATTGGGGCATAGCGAAGGAGGGGCTGTCATTTCGATAGCGGCTTCACAAAGCAAAGATGTCGCTTTTTTGATCAGCTTGTCGGGCTTAGCCTCAAATGGCTTAGAATCTCTTTTGGTGCAGAATGAAAACTTGGTGAACACTTCGCCGATGACCGCAGTGGACAAAAAGAGATCCAATGAAATCAATCGACTAATGTTTGCGACAGCTTTTCAATATGCTAAATCAGACAGTATGGAGAGTAAGCTCAATGCAGTTTATAACTATTGGAAGGAAAAAGATGACCTTTATTTTAAGTCATTAGCTATTGAACACGACCATTTCCGTTTTCCGATTTGGTCCTATGTGCAGCAGGCTATCGGGCCCTGGTATCGCTATTTTATTTCCTATGATCCGCAGATCTTTTTAAGTAAAGTGGACGTACCTATCTTGGCGATCAATGGTAGTAAAGATGTTTTTGTGGATCCCATCAATTTAAACTACTGGAAACAATACAGTCGCAGCGGTCTGTACGGAAAGGTAACTACCATCCTGCTGCCAAATGTAAATCATTTACTACAACCTTGTGAAACATGCACACCTGCGGAATACGCAAAACTTGGTGAAATACACGAGAGTACGTTAGGCTCAATTGTGGAATGGTTGGAGGAAACTGTGAAGTAA